The DNA segment TGTAAATCACATACTACCAGAAGCAGCTGTTAACTGCTCAGCAACCTCCTTGAAATAGCTCAGAGCACTTATTCGAGCAGTTACTTCAAAGCAGTATATATCTTTTAACCAGCTCAAatctgaagttaaaaaaaaaaacatcccagGATTTTTTCAATTCCACCACCATCTTTGCTGTTGCAGGATTCTCCCATTGAGCTTTGTAATTTCTCTCCTACTACTGCAGGTAAGCATAAAACACAACGCAGCCAAAAGTTTATGTAATCAATTAGCTCCATCTAGTGGACAGATAGAAAAACTTCACCATTTGAGGTTTTAGTGTCGTGGCAGCTGTAGCTCGGGTGCTTAATAAGGTCCTCTACTACTAGGAAGGTCAGTGGACTGATCAACTCCATTTGTTGACGTGTCCTTTGAAAAGATACTCGGAatgagtggtgtgtgtgtgtgtgaatattagATTAAAGGCATAGATACAAAgcactgtatgaatgtgtgtgaatcttGTACACTTAGAGTCTGAACTGGATGTGATGCCGTCTTACAatcaaataaacacagacaccagGTTTGGTCAGGTTCTGGATCATGGGCGGGGGGGAATGACATTTGTTATGTGTAAAAAGCTCTTACAGGTTACTCCAGCCATTTCGATGTAACAGTCCCTTGAGGCCTACTGTCCTGGTCCCTAAAATTACAGATCTAGGGTCTGTAACAGGTGTGACTGGTAGAATATGTTAGCTTCAgttgggtttttgtgtgttctaCCCCTTTTTGTATTTTGGGGGGCTGATTTATGGGCTCAAGATTTTGATTGTTGTATAATTTAACCAAGTTTGTTTTGGGGTtaaataaaaagcctttctaTGGACTTTAACCTGTGCCTGATGTTCCTTCATTGCTCGTTTCATCACATCCACATTGGCTCCATCTGAACTCTGACCCACAGGCTCAGAggataaaacattttaaaaagagtgCCGACCCAGACTTCCTGTATTGGGGTCCAAGGTTCTGAAGATGtaataggcctaggctgctgggggcttccatGATGCActtagtgtttcttcttcactcaacTCTTTTAAGTTACTGGGTGTTTTATATGCcattttgcatttaatcattagttatgattaatctctgtctctcttccatagcttgtctgttgtcctgtctccctcccctgactctgtgctggaggtttcttcctgtttttctttttactgtttgtgttttctctcaacaattttagggtctttaccttacaagaTAAACCAATTTGAGAcaattgttgtgatttggtgctatataaataaaatgtaaatgttttcaaTTATCAGTTTTTCTTCAGTGTGGGCTCATTGATCCCATGATAACTCATGCTGCGATTAATCTGTATAAAAAGCTTACTTTAAGACTTTCAACTAGGACAGAATGAGACAGGTGATTATCAATGTCAGGAAACAGCATAAACGATTCAGTGCTGCAGCACACGAATAAGTGCATTTGCTTACACATTGCTCCTTTTAATAGCttaaacatgaaatattcaaATTCAAAAGAAACATATGGTCCACTTTTTGTGTGAAAGGcagacattttcttcttttttttttttgttagtttttggtaggaaaaaaaaaaaacagatacacACATAGTACTGTTGTATACTAATCAGTGAAACATAAAAGTACCTGCAACAGTTCTtagataatatttatttacattatgtATTTCAGATAATCATCCAAATCAGTCATTCTAAATTGAATCACTTTTTCATGTTACAAACTGGAGTATGTCTTTATTCGTGATGATTATTCCCTTTCTTACAGACTATATGGAAGTGCTatttcattatgttcagctgcCGGATCTCATCCACTCTGTTGTGGTGCAACTGGAAGGCGGGAGTGACCCAACGGCCGCACGAACACTGATCTCCACACCAGCTGAATGAGCCCAGCTTACAGTTACACTTAGGACACagcagctacacacacacaaaaatatataaGAGAAAGGAAGAGAGAATGAGCAAGAACTGTAAATTAGCAAAAGGTGGTCATATCAAACATTCATATTTGCTCAAAAGTTGTTGGGCGGTCAAAAACAATGATGCAAGAGAAAAATGACAAGTTTTTTACCTGTCCATCCATCACTCCAAGTAAGGCTTGCTCCATCCATTGCACTGGCTCAATAAAGTATGATGTACACTGGACCTCTcctgaacaacaacacatcaAAAGATTACAAGTTCAGTAAGTGCGATTACTATGTAGTCTTTTTATGGATGTATGGATGTACTGTGAAGCCAGTTTGAAACAGTCAAGCTTTCTTCAGTTTAGCCATGTCAACACAATGTAAAATCATTTCAGAGATAACAAGTAACAACAATGGTGATCAGTTTTCTTTGCTAACTCAGACTTTCTGCTTTAAGATATGTGCAAGCTCAAATAAAAGAGTCTGTTTAATGCATTACTTCACTCTTTATCCTTTCACAAAATGACCTAATCAAGAGCCTCTGACACCACCAAGAGAAATAAGtcatggcttaaaaaaaacaataaacaattaCAACAAAATTCAACACAAGTGCTCCAAACAAGACTTAGTGAGGGCAATATTGCAGAAACTTAAATACGATTAATACTCAATGCACTTCTGGTGAggctgtttattcagctgtccCTGTcataaaagtaagaaaacacaaatatcttAGAAACTTTTTAAGAAATCAATCTGAAACTTGCTTAAAACTAAAAAATTATATTACTATTTATtagatgaaaaacaaactgaattcacatttttaatgCCAAAATTTGAGCCGTCACACTTCTCTGACAAGTCATAAATTAAATTACTCAACATTCAACCACTAGAATGTTTTTTTAaggaatgcaagtaaataaataactaaaattaaatctctggaaaaaaaagataatgtgCTTTACTattgtttttcagctttattgcaAAAAAGTTCATTTGAAAATTCCTGGATAACATCAGTAATTATATTTTCTGATTAACTAGCTTGTAAATATAGGTGGGGCATCTGTTAatagaaatatgaaaaatggTAATATTAATACTGTTAATCTAGGGCAGCTGTATCTCtgtaacataaaaaaagaacatgtgGGTGAAAAAAAGTCaatgaaatgttaaaaaaaaatacccagATACTATTAAAAATGACATTGTCAATAATTTATTGAGTGAATGTTCACAGTATGTGTTCTTACCAGTAAGGTTACTGGCCTTTTTGTGACTAAAGGCCGAAGCTCCTTCTCCTACTAAATGACTGAGAATACTGGAGCCACGAAATAGAGTTCGACTGCAAGGAGAAAGTGGAGGTTACTGCCTGCAGAAGCTGTAGCTCAAACTGGCACACACACCAGGCTGAATACCCCCTTTTCTCCATTCAGAAGCAGAGTCACTCAGTTCCTTGGATTCCTTAGATTACATTAGGAAATTACATATCCTATCCAAGATGTACAAACTTCAAGACAAACTTTAACAATACCAGGATACATTGGTGTGAAAAGTGATTGCCCCCTAaccctaataactggttgggccacccttagcaacaactgcaatcaagcgtTTGCGacaactggcaatgagtctctTACAGCGACGTGgaagaattttggcccactcatctATGTGGAATTGTTGCAATTCAGCCACACTCAAGGgttttgtctcgtcagtccacagagtattttcccaaaagtcttgggCATCTtcaagatgttttctggcaaaactgAAATGAGCATTTATGTTCCTTTTGCTCAGCAGTGGTTTTTGACTCTGCCACGcaggccatttttgcccagtctcttacTTATGGTGGAGTCATGAGGTACATGTGGCCTGCAGTTCTGTGAATGTTCCTCTGGGGTCTTTTGTGATCTCCTGAATAGGCCATTGCTGTGCTCTTGGGGTAATTTTGGTCGGCCAGCTACTCCTGGGAAGTTTAACCCCTATTCCGTGTTTTCGCCTTTTACAGAGTTGTGTAGGAATTTTCCAGACTGAGagtcactttttcacacagggccccGTACGTTTGGATTAGTTTTCCCCTTAaaaataaacaccttcatttagaaaatgcattttgcgcttactttaaacatttaagtgtgacaaacaaaaccaaaaaaaaaggaaatcaggaaggtggcaaacactttttcacaccactctAAGTAGTTTGCTATGATCGGCTGTGAGTCATAAATTAAACTGTGGACTGTTGAGCTAAGAAGTAAAATCATCAACTTaacaaagtgttttgttttttttgtgtgccatCAGCTTCTTCCTATTAAAGACAAGTAATTTGAAGCATTCAGGTTCCATCTCTCACCTGCACTTCCTGCATCGATAGGATGCTTCAGAGGAGCTGGAGTGGGCAGGGTCAACAGCAAACACCTCCCTAGGCACCCTCTGTAACTCTgctcaaacacatgcacacatacagaaaGGAAACATATAATTTAAGAACAAGAAAGCACAACACAAATAACAAGAAGAGTTCAAATGTTTAACTATAATCtcagaacgtgtgtgtgtggttaccaGGGTATTTTTCAGTGATCTTGGTTAGTCTGTATTGTTTGTACAGAGGACTGGAGGTATCCACCTCACACTGCATTGCTTCGTACAGACACAACTGCTCCTCAAAACCACTGTTGACCCTAAAAGACATACATTTCAGCAAGTGTGCTTtggagaattaaaaaaatatatatataaattttatGTGTGGAGTAAGCAATATAATCTCTGCAGAAGATaaacattaaatacaaataatagTACTTTAAAGTGAAACACACACTTACTGTACATCTGGTTTGAGGCTCTTTAGTCTGTGATAAGCCTCAGTGAATCCCAGTTTGTATCTCTTCATTAGATAAGCAGTAACAATGGTGGCACTGCGACTCCGACCAGCCtgactaaaacacacacaaaaccatgtttgcagtttgccacttAACAcgattatttcacatttcatgTTTTCACAAGCTTGAGTATAATAAAAGGAGCATTTTTTAATCACAATATTGAAATTTGATATATAAAATTGCCTTACCAGTGAACCAGTGCAGCCCGGCCACCATCCACAGCCTCTTTAATGAACCCGAAACTGGTGTCCATGTAACTGAGGAGGTCAGAAGTCTCTTCATCTAAGACATCAATCCACTTCCTAACAAAGGCTCTATCATCAGGAAACAGTGGGTTGGGGTCTACAGAATCTACAGACAGGATGTGACTGATGTTCGCACTGACCAGTTCCTGGTGGTCGTTGAGGTTAGCTGCAGTGCCGATGTACAGCCCAGGGTCCACCAGAATCATGACTGCAGAGACATATAACCATGTCTATAACCATTTTTGTAGACCACATTTACAGCTTTAAACATTCTGATCACTGCCCAATTTCTCAAATCAAACCtttatattttttccccctttggaTCATTTTGGCATTTCATTTGTTAGATACCGATTTAAAATTAGAAGATTAAAATGTGAACATAAAAATATCAATaagcatcaaaaacaaaaaatactttttatacatacatacatacatacatacatacatacatacaagtATAGGAATAGAATACATTTATGTTTTAATCTTAGAAGCAAATTTGGACCGCTGTctgaattttaatttcaaaggTCACCCGGACATAAAAAGGGTCGAATCATCAAACAGTTTGCTGTCTTTGGCTTAAAATACGGTTTTTATTAAAAGCTTTTCCTCTTGGAAGTCACTGCTGCCACCATCGTTGCTGTTATTCATCAACTGATTACCATTCAGTGCCATGTTTCTCTATATATTGTCTCTGACACagcaaaagattaaaaataggATGCTTTAGTTCAAAGAAACCGTCATTAGtattattttcaagtaactacttttgttttctgtgtcgcAAGTAGTGATCGTGTTCGGTTCAGTTCAGTTGCCAAAATATCAATCTGAACTTTCACTTTAAAATCTACTCATTCTGACAACCCACACACCCTCACATCGTTCACTCACTCGCGATCTCTCGCAGTCGTTTTCGCCTTTTTGCTGATTCTCACCTGCTTTGCCTTTTAGTGTGTAACGCAGCTACTGATTTAAGAGAAAGTGAGTGCAGTGAAATACGTTACAGACTCAAATAAAATCCCAAAAAGTTAACGTGTAGTCTCTGTATCAGCATTTGGTTCCTGTTTTAAAATGCTCGGTCGGAAACGTAGATGTCAACACAAACACGCGTCGTTAGTTCCGACCTCGATACtttcaaaataatttcaataaCTATAATAAGAATGGCAGAAAATTAAATAGTCAAAACGTATTTACATATACGCTCTATGTACAGCCAGTATCTCTGACGTTAAACAAAGCAAGAGGAACACAATTGCGAATACCAAATTTGGGTCATTTTATtgataaagggttttttttacttgtttttcccACCCACCCCTATCGATCATACCCCAGAAAAGTATTAATTGAAGATAAACCAGACAACGCTCGGAGAGCAATACAAAAATTCCAATAAATAATCTGGAGACCCTCTTGGCTCTTGGTTAGGgtgaatttttaatttctcttagCTATTTGTAATTAGCTGAACGTGAAAAGTATGTTAACTACATttaattttcagttcagttcatttttatttcaaacatatacattCACCAACATTTCATAATATCAttccatgcagttgtttgaaaaggagtaggcagaagtatatACTTATTTAGCCTTACCCCCTTATGTTTACATCTTAATCATTTCCTCATCATCTAAATTGAAAGAGGAAGTCTTACTTTGTTTGATAGTTCTTACATCATTTTAATAACTTTTCAAATGGGAACAATGCATTTAATTTACAACAAAGATAAAGTCAACATCACTTTACACTTCATTCTGTGTTTTACATCACTTTGTAAAGTGCAGAAAAGCCAAAATGTTATGTGAGGACACAGGGTCTGGGCAGATTAAGTAAAAAAGGGGAAAAGCACTTTGAAGTATTTACATATGGGATTTGATCTAGGCAAATATTTTCTGTCACTTAGGAACTctctccccccctcccccatATTTTGAACCATATTTTGTGTCCTGTCTGCTCTGTATTCCAGTTACTTGAATGACTTGCAGATGTCAGAACAGCTGCTGAATTCAATAACAGACAgaaaagcaacatttcaaactgtgatttttcatttctgctcaaacCTTTTTCCACTTCATGTCAGACCGATTAATTTCTGTTTCACGGTCCTCATTGTCTTCCACAGAAGGCACTTTCTGTGCTAAAAGCAgggaaattaaaaatacattacaaGCCTATGTTGTGCATAATATGTGACaacattcaaataaaatgatAGGAAAACACGTGAACTCACAACCACTCAACCTGGGCTGTCCCcttgatgtactcatttctgaTCCTGTCCATCTTGCTCACTCCCGGTGAAAACCTTCAGCTACCAGCTCCAGTTTTGGTTCCAGACGATTTGTCAGAATCACAAGATGctggcagatgtgtaaaaataactgcttggtggtggctatggcggaacctccacagaggccagcaggtggatgagggaaaggggaggaaGGAGGGGGAGAGACCCGTGGCGGCCGCCGGGCCGGccgcgtttcgtgttgagctgaaaaggaagcgatttgtcccgtacttcagctagaatgaaaaaagacacaaagttggagttattctgtgtctttacgctgcgctgctgcctcttcttctcttattctctccccctccctctcctgccgctacttgatgtcggtttggatatcctggtgagagggaaacatgaagatgaaaccaggagatgtccttactgaatcatcagagctgaacaggtgatggagaaacaggtttaccttttaggtgacatgaatgagttgaagggaagttatgaagtgtttctgagagacaaacaccaggatccttttctacgtagctgacagctggtaactgtgcaggggcgggtctagcaaagttttgccagggggccaggtagggcattaacagggaaaggggggcacgaagaaatacttttctttcttattccatttaaaatgtctagcttttaataaataattatctggaTCTTACAagtaaagtttttatctgatgtaaaatgtatagaaatcatacatatataccaacaagacagtgtacatcactggcACTGTCACtgacagcgtttgttttcattcaaaggctttatggcttttcctataatacctggtgggctggtctctagtcaaaatgcccgggccgattttttgtcccagtcaaGCCCTGCTCACTACCATGTTGTAAATCTTCCCTTTTAATGTTGCTGCTGTCACAAGTCACCCTTGACActtgtctccacccactccactgccctgcactctcttcttgaCTGTCTATTGTATTGAATGGGTTACCCCCCAGGTATGTAAACTCATTTGTCTCCTATATGTCTGCTCCTTGCAGCTTTACTGTTACACCTGTCTCCTGCTTATTCACATATATCTACAGTgatccctcgctataacgcggtgcACCTTTCGCAGTTTCGCAGAttattttttgtgcaattttgcatccgtgtttttcatttatttattttttttaacagcgcattgtgttctgcgttctgattggctgtagaccattgtcaatcaatcccgtgccgtgtctcctgtacagtacagaatgcgttcagcttgtcaaatttatcaAAATCTTctatcgctagcagtgtgactctgaagtgctgtactgtatgtttgtaagttttctccagcaaacacaaaaatgtcGATGAAATGTTTTGCACCATCAAAGGCACCTGCGGGTTTTATTCTATAATAGcctactggacttatttttctacgaaggtttgaacttttagagtgtttaaacaagataGAAAAGTGTGAAAGTGTTCATGCCTGTTGGAGAAAAGTGTacaaagtgtgtagtgaggggttttacaggcataaaacatctataataattgtaaaaattaaagttagcgacttcgcggatttcacctatcgcgggttatttttggaACGTAACTACAGTGATAAacaagggaccactgtattGTGTCTTGCTTCTAcagactttcattcctcttctctccataTCTCTCTTCTCTAATCTCACTATAGATCACAATGTTGTCTGCAAAGATCGGGGACTACTCCTAGACCTTATCTATCTCTCGGTTTGCAATCAAGAAGGGTCATGCAGGGGCATGCAGCctccatctccctccatcatcaCTGTTACAAACGCTTTTTTAGTCTGAAAAGTAAACTTTTTGGCTTAAAATGACAACAGCAGACCATTATGAATGATTCTATAGTCCAGTTCTATCTCAAACATCCTATTCATCATCCTAGTCCACATTTTTGGGGCATTTGAGTATTGATTATTACCGAGTTGTGACATATCATAATTTTACaatattcataaaaattataACTGTCATAAGCATTTATAACTTCCTAAGTCATAAATCCTTTGACAGGGGGCCATAAATCAGTGGTTTGAAAGACAGGGCATATTATCCCTTCTTCAGGGAATTAAATAAGCTTGATTTCCCTAAGGGGAAATAATAAGGCATATGACAGCAActgagaacaaaacaaacaagttttATCAAAAGGAAAACtggataacaaaataaaacaggaaatgactaaTCAGTAATAAGAACAGCACATGGACAGACAGAGTCACAGACATGGAACCACCGGAGACTTTAGGAAAGCGCAAAAGCTGAGAAATAAGGAATcacaaaaactagaaaaaataaatagaaattttATAGACCAAAACACTAACTAAACCTCAAAACCATAACACCCACTCCCCTTTGTGACTAGTCATTAAAGGCTCTCCTTTTCCGAGAATGATGTGTTACTGGGAAAAGCATTAAGTATTAAGAAGTCTTTTGATTTAGACAAACCAAAAGTCATTAACTTGTTTTTTTAGAAAGTGCTTAACAGATCAATAACTGTGGAATGTAAAAACTCAAATTTATCTGAAAACATAAGATATTGTCATACAAGCTTTTCACATTGTGTTCCTAATAAAGCTGAAGTTAAAAGTTGGAATGAGCTAATCACACTAAGTAAACAAAGGAACACATTCCTTTCCCACTACTAAATAAACTTAAGCATGTAATTGGCTCTGactataaaaatgaaataacaagTAGGAACAAGTGAAGACAGTGAGAGGATGATACCAGGAGGGTGAGGTAATGTGAGCAGACACTGGTCAGCAGCCCACGGTCCCACCAGAGTCATTACCACtgacagtaaaactgaacaAAGTGAATGTGAATGGACAGGCACGATGTTGTGTCCCATGGCAGCTACAGACAGCAACAGGCACATTTCTCAAGTGAACTGTCTGACTTGTATATTGTATAAGTGACAATTACATGTGCTGGATGAATGAATCGGTTATTTCTACTGCCAGATGCTCTTTAAATACATGTTTCATGATGTCTGTCTGGACTCTTGTTTCTTTACACctaacaagtgtgtgtgtgttgctctgAACTGCCCGCCAACATGCATCCCACAGTCTGTACATGGTCACAATGTGGGGTGCTAATAAAGTTTTACGAGCTGCTTTAATCTGGCCATCTCGCCAATCACAATACCCTGAAGTAACCACAACCATCCTTGAGGGCTTATTAGAGGGCTCCCCATCACACATAATTGACTGTTCAAAATGAACCATATGAAGACAGcagaacacatacacacatatattcaGTGAAAAGGCCAGCAGGTGACTGTGAGCAGTGTGGGCGTGTTAATAGTGTGTTTGGTCTGGTGGAGTGACTCATTGACATTGTGTCCATCTCAGTATAGTCAAACAGAGCCTTTCTTCTACTTGAAAATAATCTCATATGTCGTTTGAATAAGCAGCTTCTTATGACCATAACACTGTACATATAAAGAGATGGCTTCAAAAAAAGAACTGATACATCAATTGCCTACCTGTAGGGGCTGTGTACAGAACTGACCTTcaatatataattgtattttatgCCTGATTAATCCCGTCCATAAGCGGGGACTTGGTCCCTGGTTAGGCATGTTTTTTGGATAGATATGGGCAAATGAAAACATCAGTTTATGTATTGTCAACATTTTAGAGTAGATGTTTGCCAGTACAACAAGTATAGTTGTTGTCAGTCATAAATTCTGAATTAACAGAACAGCTAAGCACTGTGGAAATTACAAAaatcatatatttatttattataattattattattaccacaGTTAATTTTAAATCAAGACTCAAGACTCAAgaagtttattgtcatttcGTATGGCGTTACACAGTCTGAAACGAAATACTGTTTCTCACCAGCCTCTACAGTGCAATAAGCAATACagattaaaaagaataaatacagtttaaaagaataagtttaaaaaagagCAGCGAAAAAAGGCATAGCATGAAATCTAAGTTCTAAAACAAACTCCAGTCACATTTGTTCAGGTAGATAGCAGCAGTCCTTTCACAGAAAGGGATGGTTAAATTAGGTAGTGTGTAGATCTGGGGagtgtactgtgtgtgtgtgtgtgtgtgtgtgtgtgtgtgtgtgtgtgtgtgtgtgtgtgtgtgtgtgtgtgtgtgtgtgtgtgtgtgtgtgagcgtgcacGTGTAGATAGGGGCAACACAGTCCACTTGTTGATAAGCAATCAAGATGGAGTTTAACTAAGGTATTGTGGTAACCTTTTAGTATTTACAGCCCTTTTTATACATAGTGCCATATTTTGTGAGGTTCAGAAATAATTGGACAATTGACTGATAAGCAGTTTCATAACCAGGTGAGGTTGGTTTCTTCTTTATTACATGACAAATTAAAGCAATAAGAGATGTGGAGTTTATTCTGAGTATTGAAGATACATTTGGTCTCTGTTCGCTGCAACTCTGAATAGGAAGTTTAGAGAAATATATGTGCAAGTCAAGACAATCAGAAATAAATCCACAGAAAGATCCAACATTTA comes from the Oreochromis aureus strain Israel breed Guangdong linkage group 18, ZZ_aureus, whole genome shotgun sequence genome and includes:
- the dusp12 gene encoding dual specificity protein phosphatase 12 isoform X1, which gives rise to MILVDPGLYIGTAANLNDHQELVSANISHILSVDSVDPNPLFPDDRAFVRKWIDVLDEETSDLLSYMDTSFGFIKEAVDGGRAALVHCQAGRSRSATIVTAYLMKRYKLGFTEAYHRLKSLKPDVQVNSGFEEQLCLYEAMQCEVDTSSPLYKQYRLTKITEKYPELQRVPREVFAVDPAHSSSSEASYRCRKCSRTLFRGSSILSHLVGEGASAFSHKKASNLTGEVQCTSYFIEPVQWMEQALLGVMDGQLLCPKCNCKLGSFSWCGDQCSCGRWVTPAFQLHHNRVDEIRQLNIMK
- the dusp12 gene encoding dual specificity protein phosphatase 12 isoform X2, which translates into the protein MDTSFGFIKEAVDGGRAALVHCQAGRSRSATIVTAYLMKRYKLGFTEAYHRLKSLKPDVQVNSGFEEQLCLYEAMQCEVDTSSPLYKQYRLTKITEKYPELQRVPREVFAVDPAHSSSSEASYRCRKCSRTLFRGSSILSHLVGEGASAFSHKKASNLTGEVQCTSYFIEPVQWMEQALLGVMDGQLLCPKCNCKLGSFSWCGDQCSCGRWVTPAFQLHHNRVDEIRQLNIMK